The Methylomicrobium agile genome has a segment encoding these proteins:
- a CDS encoding NAD(P)/FAD-dependent oxidoreductase, with protein MKKRIDFLIVGFGLAGGLLAWELMRRGGSVLVVDRGDLNASQVAAGLINPLTGRRFVKTEEVDRLLPAAKDFYQVIAEAFGRSFFIEKPMRRVFCSSVEAVHCRKRLQDDAYRPYLGNIYSSTASGEGYPGYLEQKQTGYLLIRPLLARLQEFLQSRQAYLQAALDYREIRLDAEPGWRDFSIRKVIFCEGFHMRDNPWFSWLPLQPAKGEILTLEHHLAIPDRMLNDGHWLIPIGDRRVRIGATFDHGNVDTHVTSAARMELAEAGERLFAGLRNAGPIAHEAGVRPCTMDRRPFVGSHPRYSYLSIFNGFGTKGSLSIPWHCRRFADYLLTGEALPERCDIRRYEKTHFFG; from the coding sequence ATGAAAAAACGGATTGATTTTTTGATTGTCGGATTCGGCCTTGCCGGCGGCTTGCTGGCCTGGGAGCTCATGCGGCGCGGCGGCAGCGTTCTGGTCGTCGACCGCGGAGATCTCAATGCTTCGCAAGTGGCGGCCGGTCTGATTAATCCGCTCACCGGCCGCCGCTTCGTCAAAACCGAAGAGGTCGACCGATTATTGCCTGCCGCGAAAGATTTTTACCAGGTAATCGCCGAGGCGTTCGGCCGGTCTTTTTTTATCGAAAAGCCGATGCGCCGCGTGTTCTGCAGCAGCGTCGAGGCCGTTCATTGCCGGAAACGGCTTCAGGATGACGCGTACCGGCCTTATTTAGGCAATATATACTCTTCCACGGCAAGCGGCGAAGGTTATCCGGGGTATCTGGAGCAGAAACAGACCGGCTATTTGCTGATCCGGCCGTTATTGGCCCGCCTGCAGGAATTCTTGCAAAGTCGTCAGGCTTATCTACAGGCCGCTTTAGACTATCGGGAGATTCGCCTGGATGCCGAACCCGGCTGGCGGGATTTCAGCATTCGGAAAGTGATATTTTGCGAAGGGTTTCATATGCGGGATAATCCCTGGTTTTCGTGGCTGCCGCTGCAGCCTGCCAAAGGCGAAATCCTGACTCTTGAGCACCACCTTGCCATACCCGACCGGATGTTGAACGACGGCCATTGGCTGATCCCGATCGGTGACAGGCGGGTACGCATCGGCGCAACCTTCGATCACGGCAATGTCGATACGCATGTCACCTCTGCCGCGAGAATGGAATTGGCTGAAGCGGGGGAGAGGCTTTTTGCCGGCTTGCGGAATGCCGGCCCGATCGCGCACGAGGCGGGTGTCCGCCCGTGTACGATGGACAGGCGGCCTTTTGTCGGCAGCCATCCGCGTTATTCTTATTTGAGTATTTTCAACGGGTTCGGCACGAAAGGCAGTCTGTCCATTCCGTGGCATTGCCGCCGTTTTGCCGATTATCTGTTAACGGGCGAAGCCTTGCCCGAACGTTGCGATATTAGACGCTATGAAAAAACGCATTTCTTTGGTTGA
- a CDS encoding tRNA (mnm(5)s(2)U34)-methyltransferase — MKKRISLVDIAHQLVGARLYPGAVAVDATVGNGYDTLFLLQKVAPAGRVYGFDIQQLALESVQDRMANPDFRDCLTLFHRSHAEMDEMLPQAQHGLVSAVMFNLGYLPGGDKSVITRAESTLAALSAASRLLSPEGIITIVAYPGHVGGAQECEQVRQWCARLDSGRFEFELIEAKPDDRAAPRLFAVNRKF, encoded by the coding sequence ATGAAAAAACGCATTTCTTTGGTTGATATAGCGCATCAACTGGTCGGTGCGCGGCTCTACCCGGGTGCGGTCGCCGTCGATGCGACGGTCGGGAACGGTTATGATACGCTGTTTCTGTTACAGAAAGTCGCGCCGGCGGGCAGGGTCTACGGTTTCGATATTCAACAGTTGGCTCTTGAATCAGTGCAAGATAGAATGGCAAACCCTGATTTTCGGGATTGCCTAACCCTGTTTCATCGCAGTCATGCCGAAATGGATGAAATGCTGCCTCAGGCGCAGCATGGCCTGGTCAGCGCCGTGATGTTCAATCTCGGCTATTTGCCCGGTGGCGATAAATCGGTAATCACCCGGGCCGAGTCGACATTGGCGGCGTTATCGGCCGCAAGCCGGCTGCTGAGTCCTGAAGGAATCATCACGATCGTCGCCTATCCCGGCCATGTCGGCGGCGCACAGGAATGCGAACAGGTCCGGCAGTGGTGTGCGCGGCTGGACTCCGGACGCTTTGAATTTGAGCTGATCGAGGCTAAACCGGATGATCGGGCCGCCCCCCGGCTTTTTGCGGTGAACCGGAAGTTTTAA
- a CDS encoding DUF2956 domain-containing protein gives MANKNYQKPSPQTQEEAMKIARATQRPAQTKEQTKLIAQGIQKGIEQYKKQQKEKSRELNKRRKKAAHSSGPESEQAETGPSTRETIVYGQHWLPWLLLGLTWLGIGVYRMMR, from the coding sequence ATGGCCAACAAAAATTATCAAAAACCTTCACCGCAAACCCAGGAAGAGGCGATGAAAATCGCCCGGGCTACCCAGCGGCCGGCGCAGACGAAAGAACAGACCAAACTGATCGCCCAAGGCATCCAGAAAGGCATTGAGCAGTATAAAAAACAGCAAAAGGAAAAATCCCGCGAACTGAACAAGCGACGCAAGAAAGCCGCGCATTCGAGCGGGCCGGAATCCGAGCAAGCGGAAACCGGCCCGTCGACCCGAGAAACGATCGTTTACGGACAGCACTGGCTGCCCTGGTTGCTGCTCGGATTGACCTGGCTTGGTATCGGCGTTTACCGGATGATGCGCTGA
- the tatC gene encoding twin-arginine translocase subunit TatC yields the protein MKNNPNDGQEMPFLGHLIELRNRLLRGVIFVLVVFLALSYYANDIYALLAGPLMKYMPANSSMIAIEVASPFFTPFKLALVVAIFISIPYLLYQFWAFVAPGLYQHERRFILPLLIASTLLFFLGVAFAYFAVFPLMFQFLTAVAPAGVTVMTDISHYLDFVLTLFFAFGICFEVPIFTVVLVWAGLVTPRNLAEQRPYVIVGAFVIGMVLTPPDVISQTLLAVPMWLLFEAGLLCSRLFAPKPASDSDKQLTSS from the coding sequence ATGAAAAATAACCCGAACGACGGCCAGGAAATGCCTTTCCTGGGCCATTTGATCGAACTGCGCAACCGCCTGCTGCGGGGAGTCATCTTCGTGCTGGTGGTCTTCCTGGCGCTCAGCTATTACGCAAACGATATTTATGCGCTGCTGGCAGGCCCGCTCATGAAGTACATGCCCGCCAACAGCAGCATGATCGCAATCGAAGTCGCCTCGCCGTTCTTTACACCCTTTAAATTGGCGCTGGTCGTCGCGATCTTCATCTCGATTCCGTATCTGCTGTACCAGTTCTGGGCCTTCGTCGCGCCGGGACTCTATCAGCACGAACGGCGCTTCATCCTGCCGCTGCTGATCGCCAGCACCCTGCTGTTCTTTCTCGGCGTCGCGTTCGCGTATTTCGCCGTGTTTCCGCTGATGTTCCAGTTTTTGACCGCGGTCGCGCCCGCCGGCGTGACCGTGATGACCGACATCAGCCACTATCTCGACTTCGTGCTGACCCTGTTTTTCGCTTTCGGCATTTGTTTCGAAGTACCGATTTTTACGGTCGTATTGGTCTGGGCCGGCCTCGTGACGCCGCGCAACCTTGCCGAACAGCGCCCCTATGTGATTGTCGGCGCTTTCGTGATCGGGATGGTGCTGACCCCGCCCGACGTGATTTCGCAGACCTTACTGGCGGTACCGATGTGGCTACTGTTCGAAGCGGGCTTGTTGTGCTCCCGGCTGTTTGCGCCCAAACCCGCCTCCGATTCAGACAAGCAACTGACCTCTTCCTGA
- the tatB gene encoding Sec-independent protein translocase protein TatB, whose translation MFEIGFSEIVMVGLVSLLVIGPERLPKVARVAGYWIGKTRRMIAAAKAEISAELHAEEMRQALQEQDDLKELQNLIDETRGAARSFPSSLESLPQDSLKPDAEQHHEK comes from the coding sequence ATGTTCGAAATAGGCTTTTCCGAAATCGTCATGGTCGGGCTGGTCAGCCTGCTGGTGATCGGGCCGGAGCGGCTTCCCAAAGTCGCCCGGGTTGCAGGCTACTGGATCGGCAAGACCCGGCGGATGATTGCCGCCGCCAAGGCCGAAATCAGCGCCGAGCTTCATGCCGAGGAAATGCGGCAGGCTTTACAAGAACAGGACGACTTGAAAGAACTGCAAAACCTGATCGATGAAACCCGCGGCGCCGCCCGTTCGTTCCCATCCTCTCTCGAAAGTCTGCCGCAAGACAGCCTGAAGCCGGACGCAGAGCAGCATCATGAAAAATAA
- the tatA gene encoding twin-arginine translocase TatA/TatE family subunit: MGISISELLVLLLIVVVLFGTKRLRNVGSDLGAAIKGFRNAVKDQDNPTLPAEDKPPIEGETVAKHQEKT; encoded by the coding sequence ATGGGCATCAGCATTTCCGAATTATTAGTCTTGTTGCTGATCGTGGTGGTGCTATTCGGCACCAAACGGTTGCGCAATGTCGGCTCCGACCTGGGCGCGGCCATCAAAGGCTTTCGTAACGCGGTCAAGGACCAGGACAATCCGACGCTTCCAGCCGAGGACAAGCCGCCGATCGAAGGCGAAACGGTCGCCAAACATCAGGAAAAAACCTGA
- a CDS encoding phosphoribosyl-ATP diphosphatase, whose amino-acid sequence MSEILRQLADVLEQRKQQSAEKSYVASLYAKGLDTILKKIGEEATETVIAAKGGDKQQIVYETADLWFHCMVLLAQQGLGPDDVLNELQRRFGLSGIEEKAQRQK is encoded by the coding sequence ATGAGCGAAATACTGCGGCAACTGGCGGACGTGCTGGAACAGCGCAAACAGCAATCGGCGGAGAAATCCTATGTCGCGAGCCTTTACGCAAAGGGGCTCGACACGATCCTGAAAAAGATCGGCGAGGAAGCGACCGAAACGGTGATCGCCGCGAAAGGCGGCGACAAGCAGCAAATCGTCTACGAAACGGCCGATTTGTGGTTTCACTGCATGGTGCTGCTGGCCCAACAAGGACTGGGGCCGGACGATGTGTTGAACGAGCTGCAGCGCCGTTTCGGACTGTCGGGCATCGAAGAAAAGGCACAGCGGCAAAAATAA
- the hisI gene encoding phosphoribosyl-AMP cyclohydrolase, with protein MNEAWLDEIRWTADDLVPAIAQQADSGKILMFAWMNRESLRLTAAEGYAVYWSRSRNKLWRKGEESGHRQKVLGIYLDCDEDVVLLKIEQQGGIACHTGRESCFYRQLQGDRWQPVEPVLKDPEAIYRIS; from the coding sequence ATGAACGAAGCCTGGCTCGACGAAATCCGCTGGACCGCCGACGACTTGGTGCCGGCGATCGCCCAGCAGGCGGACAGCGGCAAAATATTGATGTTCGCCTGGATGAACCGCGAATCGCTGCGCCTGACGGCCGCCGAAGGCTACGCGGTGTATTGGTCCAGGTCGCGGAACAAGTTGTGGCGCAAGGGCGAAGAATCCGGCCACCGGCAAAAAGTGCTCGGCATCTACCTCGATTGCGACGAAGACGTCGTTTTGCTCAAAATTGAACAGCAAGGCGGCATTGCCTGTCATACCGGACGTGAAAGCTGCTTTTACCGGCAACTGCAGGGTGATCGATGGCAGCCGGTCGAACCGGTACTGAAAGATCCCGAAGCTATCTATCGAATATCATGA
- the hisF gene encoding imidazole glycerol phosphate synthase subunit HisF: MSLAKRIIPCLDVDNGRVVKGVKFVDIRDAGDPVEIARRYDREGADEITFLDITATHDNRATMVHVVEQVAGEVFIPLTVGGGIRTLDDIRRMLNAGADKVGINSAAVFNPEFVREAAERFGSQCIVVAIDAKKVSASDEPNRWEIFTHGGRKPTGIEAIGWAKKMVDYGAGEILLTSMDRDGTREGFDLPLTRAISEAVTVPVIASGGVGNLDHLVDGIVEGKADAVLAASIFHFAEYSIQQAKAHMAARGIEVRLT, translated from the coding sequence GGGCGTCAAGTTCGTCGATATCCGCGACGCCGGCGATCCGGTCGAAATCGCCCGGCGCTACGACCGCGAAGGCGCGGATGAAATCACTTTTCTGGACATTACCGCAACCCACGACAACCGCGCCACGATGGTGCATGTGGTCGAACAGGTCGCCGGCGAAGTTTTCATTCCCTTGACGGTCGGCGGCGGCATCCGCACGCTCGACGACATCCGCCGGATGCTGAACGCCGGCGCGGACAAGGTCGGCATCAACAGCGCGGCCGTGTTCAATCCCGAGTTCGTACGCGAAGCGGCCGAACGCTTCGGTTCGCAGTGTATCGTCGTCGCGATCGACGCGAAAAAAGTCTCCGCCTCCGACGAACCAAACCGTTGGGAAATCTTTACGCACGGCGGCCGCAAACCGACCGGCATCGAAGCGATCGGCTGGGCAAAAAAGATGGTCGATTACGGCGCCGGCGAAATCCTGCTGACCAGCATGGACCGGGACGGCACCCGCGAAGGTTTTGACCTGCCATTGACCCGCGCGATCAGCGAAGCGGTCACCGTTCCGGTGATCGCCTCGGGCGGCGTCGGCAATCTGGATCATTTGGTGGACGGCATTGTCGAAGGCAAGGCCGATGCGGTGCTGGCCGCCAGCATCTTCCATTTCGCCGAATATTCGATTCAACAGGCCAAAGCGCACATGGCCGCGCGCGGGATCGAGGTAAGGCTGACATGA